A genome region from Desulfuromonas sp. includes the following:
- the rplD gene encoding 50S ribosomal protein L4, with protein MAKIAVYDTNNKQVSERELADSVFNADVRGYLIHDMVRYQLAARRQGTAQVKNRSAVAGGGKKPYKQKGTGNARQGTVRAPHFVGGGVAFGPSTRDYSFKLNRKVKLAALKSALSVRFKEERMTVLNALDLEKISTKGFNEVLGRFDVSNVLVVIEEADSKVELSARNLPFVKVLRAEGVNVYDVMKYKNLILTEGAVSRLEGALG; from the coding sequence ATGGCAAAAATCGCAGTCTATGACACAAATAACAAGCAGGTTTCCGAGCGCGAGTTGGCCGATTCGGTCTTCAATGCGGACGTCCGAGGCTACCTGATCCACGACATGGTGCGCTACCAGTTGGCGGCTCGCCGTCAGGGTACTGCTCAGGTCAAGAACCGCAGTGCGGTCGCTGGTGGCGGTAAGAAGCCGTACAAGCAGAAGGGAACCGGTAATGCCCGTCAGGGTACGGTCCGTGCGCCCCACTTTGTTGGCGGCGGCGTGGCCTTCGGCCCCTCTACGCGGGACTACAGCTTCAAGCTTAACCGCAAGGTCAAGCTGGCTGCTCTTAAGAGCGCTCTCTCCGTGCGCTTCAAGGAAGAGCGGATGACCGTGCTCAATGCCCTCGATTTGGAGAAAATCAGCACCAAGGGGTTCAATGAGGTGCTCGGACGATTCGATGTTTCCAACGTTCTAGTCGTCATCGAGGAGGCAGACTCCAAGGTGGAGCTCTCCGCCCGCAACTTGCCTTTTGTCAAGGTGTTGCGCGCCGAGGGAGTCAACGTCTACGACGTGATGAAATACAAGAACCTGATTCTCACCGAGGGAGCCGTTTCGCGGCTGGAAGGAGCATTGGGCTGA
- a CDS encoding 50S ribosomal protein L23, whose product MKPLHQIIKKPLVTEKTNLQKEAGQQVAFEVAVDANKIEIRQAIEKAFDVKVEKVNTALIAGKVKRVGRRFGKRSNYKKAYVTLAEGSNIDFFGV is encoded by the coding sequence ATGAAACCGCTGCATCAAATCATCAAAAAGCCGCTGGTCACCGAAAAGACCAACTTGCAGAAAGAGGCCGGCCAGCAGGTGGCCTTCGAAGTCGCTGTCGATGCCAATAAGATCGAGATCAGGCAGGCCATCGAGAAAGCGTTCGATGTCAAGGTCGAGAAGGTCAACACCGCCCTCATCGCAGGCAAGGTGAAACGTGTTGGTCGCCGATTCGGCAAGCGTTCCAACTACAAGAAGGCCTATGTCACCCTCGCAGAGGGAAGCAATATAGACTTCTTCGGAGTTTAG
- the rplB gene encoding 50S ribosomal protein L2, with translation MAIKKYKPTSPCRRGMTSSTFEEITTSTPEKSLLEPIKNSGGRNNYGRITKRATGGGHKRKYRVIDFKRDKKDIPAQVVTIEYDPNRSARIALLNYADGEKRYILAPVGIQVGDPVVASEQADIKPGNALAIRSIPLGTWVHNVEMKVGKGVQLARSAGTYAMIAAKEGKYAQLRMPSGEVRLIHQDCCASIGQVGNADHENVKIGKAGRNRWLGKRPQSRGVAMNPVDHPHGGGEGRSSGGRHPVTTWGVPTKGYKTRSNKRTDRFIVRRRKK, from the coding sequence ATGGCTATCAAAAAGTATAAGCCGACCTCGCCGTGTCGGCGTGGGATGACCTCTTCCACATTCGAGGAAATCACCACATCGACCCCTGAGAAATCCCTGCTTGAGCCCATCAAGAATTCTGGCGGGCGCAACAACTACGGGCGCATCACCAAGCGGGCCACCGGCGGGGGGCACAAGCGCAAGTACCGGGTCATCGACTTCAAACGGGACAAGAAGGATATCCCGGCGCAGGTGGTGACCATCGAGTACGATCCCAACCGTTCGGCGCGCATCGCACTGCTGAATTACGCCGACGGAGAGAAGCGCTACATTCTCGCCCCGGTCGGGATTCAGGTGGGCGACCCCGTGGTGGCCAGCGAGCAGGCTGATATCAAGCCCGGCAATGCTCTGGCGATCCGCTCCATTCCTCTGGGCACCTGGGTGCACAACGTGGAGATGAAGGTCGGCAAGGGCGTGCAGCTCGCTCGTAGCGCCGGTACCTACGCCATGATCGCGGCCAAGGAGGGCAAGTACGCCCAGCTGCGCATGCCTTCGGGCGAGGTTCGCCTGATTCACCAGGACTGCTGCGCCAGTATCGGGCAGGTGGGCAACGCAGACCATGAGAACGTCAAAATCGGCAAGGCTGGCCGGAATCGCTGGCTTGGCAAGAGACCTCAGAGTCGTGGCGTGGCGATGAACCCAGTCGACCACCCTCACGGCGGCGGTGAGGGGCGCAGCTCGGGCGGCCGGCATCCGGTCACTACCTGGGGCGTTCCGACCAAAGGTTACAAGACCCGTTCCAACAAGCGTACCGACCGCTTCATTGTGCGGCGGCGGAAGAAATAA
- the rpsS gene encoding 30S ribosomal protein S19, with protein MARSIKKGPYIQESLLRKVDMEGGASSKKVIKTWSRRSTIIPEFVGHTFAVHNGKKFIPVFVTENMVGHKLGEFAPTRTYYGHGYDKKTKRK; from the coding sequence GTGGCGAGATCGATCAAAAAAGGGCCGTACATCCAGGAGAGCCTCCTGCGCAAAGTCGACATGGAGGGGGGCGCCAGTTCCAAGAAGGTCATCAAGACCTGGTCCCGGCGTTCCACCATCATCCCCGAGTTTGTCGGACACACCTTCGCCGTCCATAACGGCAAGAAGTTTATCCCGGTTTTCGTTACCGAAAACATGGTGGGGCACAAGTTGGGGGAGTTCGCTCCGACCCGCACCTACTACGGGCACGGTTACGACAAAAAGACTAAGAGAAAATAG
- the rplV gene encoding 50S ribosomal protein L22 produces MEARAKLRYARLSPQKTRLAVDMVRGKGVQDALNILRFSPQKAAAVVSKLVSSAVANAEQKGVSDIDRLYVKVVTVDQGPALKRFLPRAQGRATKIRKPTSHITVILDEK; encoded by the coding sequence ATGGAAGCCAGAGCCAAACTGAGATATGCGAGGCTTTCCCCGCAGAAGACCCGCTTAGCTGTGGACATGGTGCGTGGTAAGGGAGTTCAGGACGCCTTGAACATCCTTCGCTTTTCGCCCCAGAAAGCCGCCGCTGTCGTGTCCAAGCTGGTGAGCAGCGCCGTGGCCAATGCGGAACAAAAGGGGGTCTCCGATATTGACCGACTTTATGTCAAAGTCGTCACTGTCGACCAGGGACCGGCGCTCAAGCGCTTTCTTCCCCGGGCGCAGGGCCGCGCTACGAAGATCCGCAAGCCGACTAGTCACATTACAGTCATTCTTGACGAAAAATAA
- the rpsC gene encoding 30S ribosomal protein S3, with amino-acid sequence MGQKVHPIGFRLGINRTWDSKWYAESDYSELLHEDIKLRAYLKKRLYHAGISKIEMERAANKAKINIFAARPGIIIGKKGSEVEALKAELAKLTDKEVFINIQEVRKPEVDAQLVAESVALQLERRVAFRRAMKKSVSMALKFGAKGIKINCAGRLGGAEMSRTEWYREGRVPLHTLRADIDYGFAEAKTTYGIIGVKVLIFKGEVLAKEK; translated from the coding sequence TTGGGCCAGAAAGTTCATCCAATAGGATTCCGCTTGGGAATCAACCGGACCTGGGACTCCAAGTGGTACGCCGAGTCGGATTACTCCGAACTGCTCCACGAGGACATCAAACTCAGGGCATACCTCAAGAAGCGGCTGTACCACGCGGGCATTTCGAAAATTGAGATGGAGCGCGCGGCCAACAAGGCCAAGATCAACATCTTCGCAGCCCGTCCCGGTATTATTATCGGCAAGAAGGGTTCGGAGGTGGAGGCTCTGAAAGCGGAGCTGGCCAAACTCACCGATAAAGAGGTCTTTATTAACATTCAGGAAGTTCGCAAGCCTGAGGTTGATGCCCAACTTGTCGCTGAGAGCGTCGCTTTGCAGCTCGAACGCCGGGTGGCCTTCCGCCGCGCCATGAAGAAGAGCGTGAGCATGGCCCTCAAGTTCGGCGCCAAGGGGATCAAGATCAACTGTGCAGGCCGACTCGGCGGTGCCGAGATGAGCCGCACAGAATGGTATCGCGAGGGGCGGGTGCCCCTGCACACCCTGCGTGCCGATATCGACTACGGATTCGCCGAGGCCAAGACCACCTACGGGATTATTGGCGTCAAGGTGCTTATCTTCAAGGGCGAAGTGCTTGCCAAAGAAAAGTAA